A region of Theileria annulata chromosome 2, complete sequence, *** SEQUENCING IN PROGRESS *** DNA encodes the following proteins:
- a CDS encoding mitochondrial solute carrier-like protein, putative (mitochondrial carrier protein), with protein sequence MDSDPNDPLDWENWTGDMPFWQHAFCGSIAGVMEHISLFPLDTIKTRLQTNSTSSYSINSGNSRNTLNSQCKSIYNGVKRRLTTYSINTKLSNPRGLYTNLFKGSNVIIIGCVPAHVLYFTVYEKIKNSGNIAISGATATVCHDLILTPADVIKQRLQLNLHSSTLDCVVNLLKTEGFGALFRSLSITLFMNIPYHSLLVTIIHLLKKINKEDNTSNYKQFIYSGLGGAIAGALTTPLDVIKTRLQTQTCHYNSHQPYYPLKYKNIIMTYKNIYRNEGLRGFMRGMSTRVGMCTPSAAISWGTYETLKNLIKLLN encoded by the exons ATGGATTCGGATCCTAATGATCCATTAGATTGGGAAAATTGGACAg GTGACATGCCATTTTGGCAACATGCTTTTTGTGGTAGTATTGCTGGAGTTATGGAACATATTTCATTGTTCCCCCTGGACACTATTAAGACCAGACTACAAACTAACTCAACCAGTTCTTATTCAATCAATTCTGGGAATTCCAGAAACACACTGAATTCACAATGTAAATCCATATACAACGGTGTTAAGAGGAGATTAACGACTTACTCAATTAACACTAAACTGAGTAATCCCAGAGGACTATACACAAACCTGTTTAAGGGAAGCAATGTGATAATAATCGGCTGTGTCCCAGCCcatgtattatattttactgTGTACGAAAAGATAAAGAATTCGGGAAATATTGCAATTTCTGGCGCAACTGCAACAGTTTGCCACGATTTAATTCTCACTCCAGCCGACGTTATTAAGCAGCGATTGCAGCTTAATCTACACAGTAGTACTCTAGATTGTGTCGTAAACTTGTTAAAAACTGAGGGGTTTGGTGCTCTTTTCAGGTCACTCTCAATAACACTCTTCATGAATATTCCTTATCACTCTTTATTGGTCACTATTATTCACCTGTTAAAGAAGATTAATAAGGAAGATAACACTAGTAATTATAAAcagtttatttattcag GATTGGGAGGAGCGATAGCTGGAGCACTAACAACGCCGTTAGATGTTATAAAAACAAGATTACAAACACAAACATGTCATTACAATAGTCATCAACCATATTATCCTCTCAAATACAAA aatataataatgacTTATAAGAATATATATCGTAATGAGGGATTAAGAGGCTTTATGCGCGGGATGAGTACCAGAGTCGGGATGTGCACACCCTCAGCAGCCATCTCTTGGGGCACTTACGAAACACTCAAAAATCTCATCAAACTACTCAACTAA
- a CDS encoding uncharacterized protein (chr2.cand.334 - hypothetical protein), producing MDWLNSALSDSDSDDSDHSANNNLNDHNINTSTVDNSDNTDDNVNNSTIVDNNNNKISNINDDNKTDNSKVEEKDIICKNKVEPAEVGKKDKSGGLFTINRKLRRIEKFDNVKIKSQELTESDLLESQPSNTDDKLNNLPDSKPSEINDDKEVYEEGIDYNEAMTSFNKSNVNFDKLLKSSQWLGPKVKVTDIKADDLLLSKLDKERNYTCNKEILYEGVKRFNMPTRLMETEDGQVITTNVARRTQKRKHQINWLAMEAQDKEAEIMEQTIHMRKSKRETQMKYGW from the exons ATGGATTGGTTGAATTCTGCCCTTTCTGACAGTGATTCAGATGATTCCGACCATTCTGccaataataatttaaatgatcACAATATAAACACTAGTACAGTTGATAATAGTGATAATACTGACgataatgtaaataatagtacAATTGTTgacaataataataataaaattagtaatataaatgaCGATAATAAAACTGATAATTCAAAGGTAGAGGAAAAGGatataatatgtaaaaataaagttgAACCAGCAGAAGTTGGTAAAAAAGATAAAAGTGGTGGACTGTTTACaataaatagaaaattGAGAAGAATAGAAAAGTTTGATAATGTAAAGATAAAGTCACAAGAACTAACGGAATCGGATTTACTTGAATCTCAACCCTCAAACACAGATGATAAACTGAATAATTTACCTGACTCTAAACCTTCTGAAATAAACGATGATAAAGAGGTATATGAGGAAGGAATTGATTACAACGAGGCCATGACTAGTTTTAACAAGTCAAACGtcaattttgataaattactCAAATCATCACAG tgGCTAGGGCCTAAAGTTAAAGTTACTGATATCAAAGCCGATGATTTACTACTCTCCAAACT TGATAAGGAGAGAAATTATACTTGTAATAAGGAAATATTATATGAGGGAGTGAAGCGGTTTAATATGCCAACAAGACTTATGGAAACAGAAGATGGTCAAGTAATTACCACAAACGTTGCCAGAAGAACACAAAAACGAAAACATCAA ATAAATTGGTTGGCAATGGAAGCCCAAGATAAGGAGGCTGAGATAATGGAACAAACGATACACATGAGGAAGAGTAAGCGAGAAACTCAGATGAAATATGGTTGGTGA
- a CDS encoding uncharacterized protein (all_bases.cand.1391 - GTPase of unknown function;~Apicoplast targetting peptide predicted by the PlasmoAP tool;~Signal peptide predicted for TA14095 by SignalP 2.0 HMM (Signal peptide probability 0.944, signal anchor probability 0.000) with cleavage site probability 0.365 between residues 17 and 18) has protein sequence MFFTLLTLFLIYSQNSSYNYIIKDFNFFFHFTPFNTHYRQFIAKSSDSNSNTTNLSENEKIKQLLLSVKEWEDSNKSSKNDSLSSNSNISVNDLVKLEKKFLESIESDENSTFNRIISEKIKETIKEKEEKKEKTVDWRDLVQEFRLIGAGKKCYGCGVNLQFANINKRGYVQECYYHNDLAKCERCSSLSSDIKSSLIKNTSGVDGNNLNLVSENLIREASSETINIVRNMLRIKKRRRITILYIIDVVDPHIEFKLLEIIKQREEIGGIRFYLILNKIDLLPKYNRDELVQFFKKMINSKVDLLKSKHIFTISSKFKKHVSELMSVILEEAKRLGNQILFIGPTNSGKSTLINLLRSSLKSKSRSLKNAKSTNNVIMNGSNSLMGKRLTSSIIPGTTLGVINISLGDNLSIYDTPGIFVPNSLISHVNGINLKDIITQNICPNTPIRLKKGSLTVSLFSSHIDIVTIGYSMLIDKYVRIDMTSGRDVFFKCYFSDKLKLHIKPTHKINQFLNKHYSDQFLHYPTTQHTSITSDDTVNGVDNVNSNNSTNDNWVMRRMNIILNGWDNATCDLCIKGLGFLTIGGALSADFNLYTMKNILYYLRPPLFPKNIFPFVPRKS, from the exons ATGTTTTTTACGCTTTTAACcctatttttaatatattcacaAAATTCatcatataattatataattaaag attttaattttttctttcACTTCACACCCTTTAATACACATTATCGCCAATTTATCGCAAAATCTTCAGATTCCAACTCTAACACAACCAATTTATCTGAAAATGAGAAGATCAAACAATTGCTATTATCTGTTAAAGAATGGGAAGATTCAAACAAATCCTCAAAAAACGATTCTTTGAGTTCAAACTCAAATATTTCTGTGAACGACTTGGTAAAATTGGAAAAGAAGTTTCTGGAATCCATTGAATCTGACGAGAACTCGACCTTTAACCGCATTATAagtgaaaaaataaaagaaacTATAAAAGAGAAAGAGGAAAAAAAGGAAAAAACAGTTGATTGGAGAGATTTGGTGCAGGAATTTAGGTTAATTGGAGCAGGAAAAAAGTGTTACGGCTGTGGagttaatttacaattCGCAAACATAAACAAACGTGGATATGTTCAAGAATGTTACTACCACAATGATCTTGCGAAATGTGAACGTTGTTCATCTTTGTCTTCGGATATCAAATCATCTCTAATCAAGAACACCAGTGGTGTTGAtggtaataatttgaaCTTGGTTAGTGAGAATTTGATAAGAGAAGCATCGAGCGAGACTATAAATATAGTCAGGAATATGTTGAGGATCAAGAAGAGGAGGAGGATTACGATTTTGTACATTATTGATGTTGTTGATCCACATATTGAGTTTAAACTATTAGAGATAATTAAAcaaa GGGAGGAGATAGGTGGTATAAggttttatttaattttgaacaAGATTGACTTGTTACCCAAATATAATAGAGATGAATTAGTGcagttttttaaaaaaatgattaattCAAAAGTCGACTTACTTAAATCGAAACACATTTTTACG ATAAGTAGTAAGTTTAAGAAGCATGTGAGTGAATTAATGAGTGTAATACTAGAGGAGGCTAAAAGGTTAGGTAACCAGATCCTTTTTATCGGACCAACGAATTCAGGAAAATCAACTCTCATTAACTTATTACGCTCGtcattaaaatcaaaatccCGTTCCTTAAAGAATGCTAAGAGTACTAACAATGTTATAATGAATGGCAGTAATAGTTTAATGGGTAAGAGACTGACTAGTAGTATAATACCTGGAACAACGTTGGGTGTGATAAATATATCACTTGGTGATAACTTGAGTATTTATGACACTCCTGGTATTTTTGTTCCCAATTCGCTCATTTCTCACGTTAACGGTATTAATTTAAAGGACATTATTACACAAAATATTTGTCCAAACACACCAATTCGGTTAAAAAAAGGTTCGTTAACAGTTTCACTATTTTCCTCCCATA TTGATATAGTTACCATAGGTTATAGTATGTTGATTGACAAGTATGTGAGGATAGATATGACAAGTGGACGTGATgtatttttcaaatgttatttttcagataaattaaaactcCACATTAAGCCAACGCATAAAATTAACCAATTCCTCAACAAACATTACAGTGACCAATTCTTACACTATCCAACCACTCAACATACTAGCATCACTAGTGATGATACTGTTAATGGTGTTGATAATGTAAACAGTAATAATAGTACAAATGACAATTGGGTAATGAGAAgaatgaatataatattgaacGGATGGGATAACGCAACCTGTGATTTGTGTATAAAGGGGCTTGGGTTTCTTACAATTGGAGGCGCTCTTTCAGCGGATTTTAACCTCTACACcatgaaaaatattttatactatCTCAGGCCTCCACTCTTCCCAAAAAACATCTTCCCTTTCGTTCCCAGGAAGTCTTAA
- a CDS encoding T. parva transmembrane protein 17 homologue, putative (chr2.cand.333 - thioredoxin, signal sequence, transmembrane;~1 probable transmembrane helix predicted for TA14090 by TMHMM2.0 at aa 111-133) gives MAPAWESLAKTLKGQVNVADVDVTRNLNLGKRFQIRGYPTLLLFHKGKMYQYEGGERTVEKLSEFALGEFKNVTGVPVPQPLSLFALVSDFMVSGVNEALRVYDAALAGFVTISSFSFLFGLLVGLMLSLFLFTRRATRKPKVLTERKKDK, from the exons ATGGCCCCAGCCTGGGAGTCGCTGGCCAAGACCTTAAAAGGTCAGGTGAACGTCGCTGACGTTGACGTTACCCGAAATCTTAACCTTGGAAAGAGGTTCCAGATTCGTGGATATCCCACGCTTCTGCTCTTCCACAAGGGCAAAATGTATCAATATGAAGGTGGTGAACGTACTGTCGAGAAACTATCAGAATTCGCTCTAG GCGAATTTAAGAATGTCACTGGAGTCCCTGTGCCACAGCCATTGTCATTATTCGCTTTGGTGAGCGACTTTATGGTGAGTGGTGTGAATGAGGCTCTGAGAGTGTATGACGCTGCACTTGCAGGTTTTGTCACGATCTCCTCATTCTCGTTCCTCTTTGGACTCCTTGTTGGACTCATGCTTTCGCTCTTTTTATTCACCAGAAGAGCCACACGTAAACCTAAAGTCCTGACTGAGCGCAAAAAAGATAAATAA
- a CDS encoding uncharacterized protein (chr2.cand.333 - thioredoxin, signal sequence, transmembrane;~1 probable transmembrane helix predicted for TA14085 by TMHMM2.0 at aa 46-68;~Signal peptide predicted for TA14085 by SignalP 2.0 HMM (Signal peptide probability 0.951, signal anchor probability 0.000) with cleavage site probability 0.316 between residues 16 and 17) — MNFPILNCLILFTVLSSETTNVKLEREDQNHLVVLNEKNFEKLTQSSTGATTGINYKLFIYLLIIYIFKKIFYFMENYKVNNTVKQ, encoded by the coding sequence atGAACTTTCCTATCCTAAACTGTCTAATCTTATTCACCGTGCTCTCTTCAGAGACCACAAACGTCAAACTCGAACGAGAAGATCAAAACCACCTCGTCGTTCTCaatgaaaaaaatttcGAAAAGCTCACTCAATCATCCACCGGAGCTACCACTGGTAtaaactataaattatttatctatctcttaattatttacatttttaaaaaaatattttattttatggaaaattataaagttAATAATACCGTAAAGCAGTAA
- a CDS encoding uncharacterized protein (chr2.cand.332 - hypothetical protein) encodes MECVSLGDVTDCDVSDTFDCVSLKDSDLNFFDRNLEFFESLNLRGLCSFLSSLYNFVRLNFLSSRRPTRFEYKSGARKLLKSLKRLFPKQQRTVTFDLKSQNTTNSEDKLDLLFDFFVNDKYLTVVSSFHGCNLKVTTIQLHSNFNVNSNYISDELGYKVNKLGTNSSVLITSLTDCKITSLCVNDLLALGFEIFVSFSNKYVAFFRVNTFDYNKSPEFSLSSAVNVTGFLQLKRPAVFSKYSPNREMVLVATDTQVYLLEKSGFDVEYEKLAEFKPGSLLCTDFLNDFEILVLENNFILTVYKKYNLKYHRFIKYNIKSLVTGSAVNTVSPGLGRFARDYMGNLYLLVKNMNLVKFTWSESILPHSNQLYLQPPNDLFHIDKSFSTLVYNFCVENNLVVVTFENSECVHLYGLTSLKELYHLKPPVQGYLPRLVSTSSSNNYCFIVVLWAHSSNFTTALGNDLNPLIQRNVLHRDLIKAYRVKSGLTKDPVTDEPPLSYHSTRPDFTNISTVPNKMNKLPILSSLHPKISFNTRRNDYKKYEDVFGYRRNFLGRSLSDHSLRQPHETVYSLEEFIRNRHKPNFY; translated from the exons ATGGAATGTGTTAGTTTGGGTGATGTTACCGACTGTGATGTGAGTGATACATTTGATTGCGTATCTTTGAAGGATTCAGATTTGAACTTTTTTGACCGAAATTTAGAGTTTTTCGAGAGCTTAAACTTACGTGGCCTCTGCTCCTTTTTATCCTCACTTTATAACTTTGTCCGACTTAACTTTTTATCATCTCGAAGGCCAACCAGGTTTGAATACAAATCTGGAGCTAGAAAATTActtaaatcattaaaacGGTTGTTTCCAAAGCAACAAAGAACCGTTACATTTGACTTGAAAAGTCAAAACACAACTAATTCTGAGgataaattagatttattatttgatttttttgtaaatgataaatatttgaCCGTTGTTTCTTCTTTCCACGGCTGTAATTTAAAGGTTACCACCATACAACTTCATTCTAACTTTAATGTTAACTCTAATTATATTAGTGATGAATTAGGATATAAGGTGAATAAATTGGGAACTAATAGTTCTGTTCTAATAACATCGTTAACAGATTGCAAAATAACTTCCTTATGCGTGAATGATCTTTTAGCACTGGGATTTGAGATATTTGTCtcattttctaataaatatgtgGCCTTCTTTAGAGTCAACACGTTTGACTATAACAAGTCGCCAGAGTTTAGCCTCTCGAGCGCAGTTAACGTGACAGGGTTTCTACAACTGAAGAGACCAGCAGTTTTCTCAAAGTATAGCCCGAACCGTGAAATGGTACTGGTAGCTACAGATACACAAGTTTATTTGTTGGAAAAGAGTGGATTTGATGTGGAATATGAGAAATTAGCTGAATTCAAGCCAGGCTCACTTTTATGTACAGATTTCCTAAATGACTTTGAGATTTTAGTACTGGAAAACAACTTCATCTTGACAGTCTACAAAAAGTATAACTTAAAGTATCATAGGTTTATaaagtataatattaagtCTTTGGTTACAGGTTCTGCTGTAAACACAGTAAGTCCTGGACTCGGTAGATTTGCCCGCGATTACATGGGAAACTTATACCTGCTAGTGAAGAACATGAATCTTGTCAAGTTCACTTGGAGTGAATCTATACTACCACATTCTAACCAGCTATATCTACAACCACCAAATGATCTTTTCCATATCGATAAATCTTTCTCAAC actggtttataatttttgtgTCGAGAATAACTTGGTAGTGGTAACGTTTGAGAACTCTGAGTGTGTACATTTGTATGGCTTAACGTCGTTGAAGGAGTTATACCACTTAAAGCCGCCGGTCCAAGGTTATCTTCCAAGACTTGTGAGCACATCGTCTAGTAACAACTACTGTTTCATTGTTGTGCTTTGGGCTCACAGTTCCAACTTCACCACTGCTCTGGGAAACGACTTGAACCCGTTGATACAGAGGAACGTTTTACACCGTGATTTGATTAAGGCGTACAGAGTAAAGTCGGGCCTGACTAAGGACCCAGTAACTGATGAGCCGCCTCTTAGTTATCATAGCACAAGGCCGGACTTCACAAATATCAGTACAGTCCCAAATAAAATGAACAAATTACCCATACTATCTTCATTACACCCCAAAATCTCTTTCAACACAC GAAGAAATGATTATAAGAAATATGAAGATGTGTTTGGGTATCGGAGGAATTTCTTAGGCCGTTCCCTCAGTGATCACAGCCTCAGACAACCTCACGAAACTGTCTACTCTCTGGAAGAATTCATACGAAATCGGCACAAACCAAATTTCTACTAA
- a CDS encoding proliferating cell nuclear antigen 2 (PCNA2), putative translates to MFECKLDGMFLRRLFESLKEICGDVSIDCSDEGLTMQAMDNSHISLIHLKLAPDFFHLYRCDLPCTLGLNISFMLKILSVVKEKSLIYLSRGDMTEDPVLNIRIIEDVGANLTLESDSLEAQVKLIEVDREHLEIPTCDYSCKCVMNSKKFQEFAKYLHSIGETVTISMTENEMRLETEGEGIRASKRFHSDVGEVRVTSLENLSQIFATRYLVLFSKATNLAEQVSINLSAGIPLSVKFGFGDEEDSSFINFYLAPNIEE, encoded by the exons atgtttGAGTGTAAATTGGATGGCATGTTTTTGAGGCGTTTATTTGAGTCATTGAAGGAGATTTGTGGAGATGTTAGTATTGATTGTTCAGACGAAGGACTAACAATGCAGGCGATGGATAATTCGCATATCTCACTCATTCACTTAAAGCTCGCGCCTGACTTTTTTCATCTTTATAGATGTGATCTGCCGTGTACTCTGGGCCTAAACATCTCCTTCATGCTCAAAATCCTATCTGTCGTCAAGGAAAAATCACTCATTTACCTCTCAAGAGGTGATATGACAGAAGATCCAGTACTCAACATTAGGATTATCGAAGATGTTGGAGCGAATCTTACATTAG AATCAGATTCATTGGAAGCCCAGGTGAAGTTAATAGAAGTGGATCGAGAGCATCTGGAGATCCCAACGTGCGATTATTCGTGCAAGTGTGTAATGAACTCGAAGAAGTTCCAGGAATTTGCAAAGTATTTGCACTCGATTGGAGAAACAGTAACCATAAGTATGACAGAGAACGAAATGAGGTTAGAAACCGAAGGAGAAGGAATCAGAGCAAGTAAGCGCTTCCATAGTGATGTAGGTGAAGTGAGAGTTACAAGCCTAGAAAACCTCTCACAAATCTTCGCAACGCGCTATCTGGTGCTCTTTTCAAAGGCAACAAACCTGGCAGAACAGGTTTCAATTAACTTGTCTGCTGGAATTCCACTCTCAGTGAAGTTCGGATTCGGTGATGAGGAAGATTCAAGCTTCATCAACTTTTATCTCGCACCAAATATTGaagaataa
- a CDS encoding uncharacterized protein (chr2.C.cand.184 - hypothetical protein): MKEMTVGDRVLEGDSLGTVSSEPLKCEENHKNSVCDCKLLVKPDDLTNGELEEGSKKLENFKKIKVKIFEYFDKIKENSMNFEELTRILSERFDFHDFSNPNSCVNLDSVSLGSTFEREFRNKYLNTDEELEAEDSGVNYEFVGMEKACNFFSDPKKLITVTLNDCKISQIGTITEFPKCTELFLSNNLLTSSEVNKLVEYFPKLTVLDVSENKIDKPINAPSVKTLIMNRVFVEFELVLETLDRCVNVTNLIFSDNMLDEVVFKGKTYPNLTAIDLSNNFIYSWDSICNLFKIFPNLEKLFISHNLLHNLDSNSMEFNSLLELDISNNLISDIDVMVKVSQAFPNLTSLKVNSNPISPNFMEKYSNLPYIKSVKGDKNDEIIRMYMIVTFANLKVLNGTTITGEERTNSERYLNYLEDKEQGEETKTKVNLEKKNRIKVLLVPDGDSESFLYEPVEKKLSESCTVSDVKLLCSKLFKMNLKDIKLVYNNKMMPLCEEMDDDSAELCRYGISDNYQIRVQNKNIKF; encoded by the exons atgaaagAAATGACTGTTGGAGATAGAGTTTTAGAAGGAGATTCACTTGGAACTGTGAGTTCAGAACCTTTAAAGTGTGAAGAAAACCACAAAAATAGTGTTTGTgattgtaaattattagtgAAACCGGACGATTTGACAAATGGAGAGCTTGAGGAAGGTTCTAAAAAGctagaaaattttaaaaaaataaaagttaAAATCTTTGAgtattttgataaaattaaagaaaacAGTATGAATTTTGAGGAATTAACCAGAATTTTGTCTGAAAGGTTTGATTTTCATGATTTTTCAAACCCAAATTCATGTGTAAATTTAGATTCTGTTAGTCTAGGATCAACATTTGAAAGGGAGTTTAGAAATAAGTATTTAAACACTGATGAGGAGTTAGAAGCTGAAGATTCAGGTGTAAATTACGAATTTGTGGGAATGGAAAAGGCCTGTAATTTCTTCTCAGACCCTAAAAAGCTTATTACAGTGACCTTAAACGATTGTAAAATCAGTCAAATTGGGACTATAACTGAGTTTCCAAAGTGTACAGAGCTGTTTCTATCAAATAACCTCTTGACAAGCTCAGAAGTAAATAAGTTAGTAGAATATTTTCCCAAGCTAACAGTTTTAGACGTCtcagaaaataaaattgacAAACCAATTAATGCACCGAGTGTAAAAACATTAATCATGAACAGAGTTTTTGTGGAGTTTGAATTGGTTTTGGAAACTCTAGATCGATGTGTAAATGTAACAAACCTGATTTTTTCAGATAATATGCTTGATGAGGTTGTTTTTAAGGGAAAAACTTACCCAAATCTCACAGCTATAGATTTGAGtaataactttatttaTAGTTGGGATTCCATTTGTAACCTATTTAAgatatttccaaatttgGAAAAGTTGTTCATTTCTCACAATCTTTTACATAACTTGGACTCAAATAGTATGGAGTTTAACAGTTTGTTAGAACTTGACATATCAAATAACCTGATTAGTGACATTGATGTGATGGTAAAGGTATCGCAGGCATTCCCTAATTTAACAAGTTTAAAGGTTAACTCAAACCCAATCAGTCCAAATTTTATGGAAAAATACAGCAATTTACCCTATATAAAAAGTGTAAAAGGGgataaaaatgatgaaataattagGATGTACATGATAGTAACATTTGCAAATCTGAAGGTGTTAAATGGCACAACTATAACAGGGGAGGAGAGAACAAATTCGGAACgttatttaaactatttgGAGGATAAAGAACAGGGAGAAGAAACGAAAACAAAGGTAAATCTGGAGAAAAAGAATAGAATTAAGGTATTACTGGTGCCAGATGGCGATTCAGAGAGTTTCTTATACGAGCCTGTGGAGAAGAAACTGTCAGAATCCTGCACAGTTTCAGACGTAAAACTACTGTGTAGTAAACTATTCAAAATGAATCTTAAAGATATTAAACTCGTCTACAACAACAAG ATGATGCCGTTGTGCGAGGAAATGGATGATGATTCCGCGGAATTGTGTAGATATGGAATCTCGgataattatcaaattcgagtacaaaataaaaatattaaattttaa
- a CDS encoding cyclophilin, putative (chr2.C.cand.186 - PF00160 Cyclophilin type peptidyl-prolyl cis-trans isomerase), giving the protein MSEVYSLEPSCKGRVVVNTSLGELDIRLWSSHCPKACRNFVQLCMEGYYNNCIFHRVIPNFMVQTGDPSGTGNGGESIYGEPFENEIVSRLKFRNRGMVAMANTGGKCSNMSQFFITLDRSDFLNGKYTLFGKVEGNSIYNLLKIGKSEVDKNDRPIDPPKILSCYVVENPFDDIVPRLLQLSEPEEEKQEEEVTTTQTKDKRLLSFLDSDDEEDQSVKIKSAHDLLQDKSLSKTSVQIKETPKSDQPDEPATAEELEDIEDEVNEEVEDLNEEDEMRKKEINELEKKLIDNKDDLYNRKKKKKTKHDPKETLERLALFTKKLGEISKNEKLANKQPETDEDMSDGSWFAGTKLQFSIDSNRAYAYDAGRDTVFLALNFIVQLDVYDPLKGKDNKLNSIKNIRRNVFLDYLTQEFLVNNNYSCLSR; this is encoded by the exons ATGAGTGAAGTATATTCACTGGAGCCGTCGTGTAAGGGCAGAGTTGTGGTTAACACATCTTTGGGAGAGCTGGATATACGACTCTGGAGCTCACACTGCCCAAAGGCGTGCCGTAATTTTGTACAATTGTGCATGGAAGGCTACTATAACAACTGCATTTTCCACAGAGTTATTCCTAACTTCATGGTTCAAACCGGAGATCCTTCCGGTACAGGAAATG GAGGTGAAAGTATTTATGGAGAACcatttgaaaatgaaattgtTTCAAGACTAAAGTTCAGAAACAGAG GAATGGTTGCGATGGCAAATACAGGAGGAAAATGCTCTAATATGAGCCAGTTCTTCATAACCCTAG ATAGGTCGGATTTTTTAAACGGGAAGTACACATTGTTTGGAAAGGTCGAAGGTAATTCCATTTACAATCTACTGAAAATTGGAAAGTCTGAAGTTGACAAAAACGACAGACCAATTGATCCTCCTAAAATCCTCAGCTGCtat GTCGTTGAAAACCCTTTCGATGATATTGTGCCTAGGCTACTACAGCTCTCAGAACCTGAGGAAGAGAAACAGGAGGAAGAAGTAACAACAACCCAGACCAA gGATAAAAGgttattatcatttttggACTCTGATGATGAGGAGGATCAGTcagtaaaaattaaaagcGCTCACGATTTGTTACAAGATAAGAGTCTCTCCAAAACCTCAGTTCAGATAAAAGAAACACCTAAATCTGATCAACCTGATGAACCAGCTACAGCTGAGGAACTAGAAGATATTGAAGATGAAGTTAATGAGGAAGTGGAAGATTTAAATGAGGAAGACGAAATGAGAAAAAAGGAGATAAATGAATTGGAAAAGAAGTTAATAGATAATAAGGATGATTTATATAACAGaaagaagaaaaagaaGACTAAACATGACCCTAAAGAg ACTCTTGAAAGACTGGCTTTGTTTACTAAGAAGCTCGGTGAAATTTCTAAAAACGAAAAACTGGCAAATAAACAGCCTGAAACAGATGAAg ATATGAGCGACGGTTCTTGGTTTGCTGGCACAAAATTACAGTTTTCAATCGATTCTAACAGAGCCTATGCTTACGATGCAGGAAGAGATACTGTATTTTTAGctcttaattttattgttcAGCTCGATGTGTACGATCCTCTGAAGGGGAAGGACAACAAACTCAACtcaattaaaaatatacgCAGAAATGTATTTCTAGACTATTTAACACAGGAATTTCTAGttaacaataattattcttGCCTTAGTAGATAG